In a single window of the Vicinamibacterales bacterium genome:
- a CDS encoding M55 family metallopeptidase → MTKQPCLGRLACIATLAAIVTTPTTVAHEQDRLNIFISVDMEGIGGIGTGRMTSSSGKDYALGRELMTGEVNTVVAAIFEHGPADVLVNDSHGDMQNLLHTQLDPRVQYIQGNLKPLGMVQGLDNSFDAAIFLGYHARAGTEGGFLAHTGTGSVKGLWLNGTEVGEGGLNAFYAGSHGVPIILATGDLTFTEQFRELVSTQTVATKEAIGSSVAKLRHPEDIKARLRTGTLQALANLDAARPLDTQGPITLRLRSATTTRADIVQAIPNVRRIDGTTVEYDARNMTEAYKLIRLMYRYVTW, encoded by the coding sequence ATGACTAAGCAGCCATGCCTCGGCCGCCTTGCGTGTATTGCAACACTCGCGGCCATCGTAACCACCCCGACGACTGTCGCGCACGAACAAGACAGGCTCAATATTTTCATCTCGGTTGACATGGAAGGCATTGGGGGGATCGGCACCGGCCGGATGACAAGTAGTTCCGGTAAGGACTACGCACTCGGTCGCGAGTTGATGACCGGAGAGGTTAATACGGTCGTCGCCGCGATTTTCGAGCACGGTCCGGCGGACGTTCTAGTTAACGACTCACATGGAGATATGCAGAACCTACTGCACACCCAACTGGATCCACGGGTGCAGTATATCCAGGGCAACTTAAAGCCGCTCGGAATGGTACAAGGACTGGACAACTCCTTCGACGCCGCTATTTTTCTCGGCTATCACGCACGCGCGGGGACGGAAGGTGGCTTCCTCGCCCACACCGGCACAGGATCGGTGAAGGGTCTCTGGCTGAACGGTACCGAAGTCGGCGAAGGCGGTCTGAACGCCTTCTATGCCGGCAGCCACGGTGTTCCGATCATCCTCGCCACCGGCGACCTAACGTTCACCGAGCAGTTCAGGGAGCTGGTGTCAACACAAACGGTCGCGACAAAGGAGGCTATCGGTTCATCGGTGGCGAAACTACGTCATCCGGAAGATATTAAAGCGCGCCTGCGCACGGGCACGCTTCAGGCACTTGCCAACCTTGACGCCGCCCGCCCACTCGACACGCAGGGCCCGATTACGCTCAGATTACGCTCAGCGACGACGACACGGGCGGACATCGTCCAGGCGATCCCCAACGTTCGCAGAATCGATGGAACAACAGTGGAGTACGACGCGCGGAATATGACCGAGGCCTATAAGCTGATCCGCCTGATGTATCGCTACGTGACCTGGTAG
- a CDS encoding thiamine pyrophosphate-dependent enzyme, with the protein MATTLPVIDYEKIKKVHDAPHEEFYTSGHRTCQGCESALVMRDFAKASGPRTIATGATGCMYVANTSYQTTPWVIPWMHTQLGAGGASAVGMAAGIRALMRKGKIAKEKINIINFSGDLGGADMGLSGISAALQTDYDLLIILYDNESAANTDIQATGLSTYGAVTTFTPSGKARRIMQARWKKNVAPMLAVGHPTCRYVATASPAFPALDFMNKTRKALNVSGPTFIHTFDPCPKGWDFHPGYSRELGELGIKCGIFPLYEILDGKVTYTYDPHKKGRIPVRDYLVKQGRFAHLIDEDFDYIQGMVDTMWEEWELPGIAPIKSGLKLASR; encoded by the coding sequence ATGGCAACAACACTCCCGGTGATCGACTACGAAAAGATCAAGAAGGTGCACGACGCGCCGCACGAGGAGTTCTACACCTCCGGTCATCGCACGTGCCAGGGCTGCGAGTCGGCCTTGGTCATGCGCGATTTCGCTAAGGCTTCCGGCCCGCGGACCATCGCGACGGGTGCCACCGGGTGCATGTATGTGGCGAACACTAGCTATCAGACGACGCCTTGGGTCATCCCATGGATGCATACGCAGTTGGGCGCTGGCGGAGCGTCAGCTGTCGGGATGGCGGCTGGTATACGGGCGCTGATGCGCAAGGGGAAGATCGCTAAAGAGAAGATCAACATCATCAATTTTAGTGGAGATCTCGGCGGGGCCGACATGGGTCTTTCGGGAATTTCCGCGGCTCTTCAGACCGACTACGACCTACTCATCATCCTCTACGACAACGAGTCGGCAGCCAACACGGACATTCAGGCGACGGGCCTCAGCACCTATGGTGCCGTAACTACGTTCACGCCGTCTGGGAAGGCGCGTCGGATCATGCAGGCACGATGGAAGAAAAATGTGGCGCCGATGCTCGCCGTCGGACACCCAACGTGCCGCTACGTTGCGACTGCGAGCCCGGCTTTCCCGGCCCTAGACTTCATGAACAAAACGCGAAAGGCGCTGAACGTCAGTGGGCCGACCTTTATCCATACGTTCGACCCCTGTCCCAAGGGTTGGGACTTTCACCCTGGTTATTCTCGGGAGCTAGGCGAGTTGGGTATTAAGTGCGGTATCTTCCCCCTCTACGAGATCCTGGACGGTAAGGTTACCTATACGTATGACCCGCATAAGAAGGGGCGCATCCCCGTTCGTGACTACCTCGTCAAGCAAGGGCGTTTCGCCCATCTGATTGATGAGGACTTCGATTACATTCAGGGGATGGTCGATACGATGTGGGAGGAGTGGGAGCTTCCTGGCATCGCTCCGATCAAGAGTGGCCTGAAGTTGGCTAGCCGGTAG
- a CDS encoding transketolase C-terminal domain-containing protein, producing the protein MTTAAQPTDVWERELLLTGCQAVSHAVKLADVDVISAYPIRPYTEVMDQLSQLIADGELDAEYIIADSEHSQFEIVKHASSVGARAFGGSSGTGWMYGMEALAVTATDRLPPLFLVGNRALDDPGAFGVEHNDAMSVRDLGWLICWASTAQEALEHVFIGYRVAEDKRVRMPMALAMDGGFLTHAQHMVKVPTLEAVKQFLPPYDLGDRVLHPDNPISVAPQVNEDWVMELRRQNWEAARRARGVIKEAYQEFNGVFGSHGSQYDNPYFTEYMTEDADAVLIGIGAVCMPSLAAARRLREKGHKVGYVNLRWFRPFPTEELRACLGRFKGVGVIDRDFSQGSPDNGGILLQDVRSCLYPLRGDGPNVINFMGGLGGRDISIDECIDMYERTLAAGRGDVPEEIVSWIGLRE; encoded by the coding sequence GTGACGACGGCCGCTCAACCAACTGACGTCTGGGAACGCGAGCTCTTACTCACCGGCTGTCAGGCGGTTTCACATGCTGTGAAACTGGCAGACGTCGATGTCATTTCCGCGTATCCGATCCGACCCTACACCGAGGTGATGGACCAGTTGTCGCAGCTCATTGCGGATGGGGAACTCGACGCCGAGTACATCATCGCCGACAGTGAACACTCGCAGTTCGAGATCGTGAAGCATGCTAGTTCCGTTGGGGCACGAGCTTTTGGCGGCAGCAGCGGCACGGGATGGATGTATGGGATGGAAGCGCTGGCAGTGACGGCTACTGATCGCCTCCCGCCACTCTTTCTTGTCGGCAACCGGGCGCTTGACGACCCTGGGGCGTTCGGGGTTGAACACAATGACGCGATGTCTGTACGGGACCTCGGTTGGCTGATCTGTTGGGCCAGTACCGCCCAGGAGGCGCTGGAGCATGTGTTCATTGGCTATCGCGTCGCCGAAGACAAGAGGGTGCGCATGCCGATGGCCTTGGCCATGGACGGCGGCTTTTTGACCCATGCGCAACACATGGTGAAGGTGCCGACGTTAGAGGCGGTTAAGCAGTTCCTCCCGCCATACGACCTAGGAGACCGCGTGCTTCATCCGGACAACCCGATTTCTGTCGCGCCTCAGGTGAATGAAGATTGGGTCATGGAGTTGCGTCGACAGAACTGGGAAGCGGCGCGCAGGGCCAGAGGGGTGATCAAAGAGGCGTATCAGGAGTTTAACGGCGTCTTTGGCTCGCATGGTTCGCAATACGACAATCCGTATTTCACCGAGTACATGACGGAAGATGCTGATGCGGTGCTAATCGGCATCGGTGCGGTGTGTATGCCGTCCCTAGCGGCAGCCCGGCGTCTACGGGAGAAGGGGCACAAGGTCGGCTATGTCAACCTGCGCTGGTTTAGACCATTTCCGACGGAAGAGTTGCGTGCGTGTCTGGGGCGGTTCAAGGGCGTAGGGGTCATCGACCGGGACTTCTCCCAAGGATCCCCAGACAACGGCGGGATCCTCCTGCAGGATGTCCGTTCCTGTCTCTATCCGTTGCGCGGGGACGGTCCTAACGTGATCAATTTCATGGGTGGCCTCGGTGGCCGGGATATATCTATTGACGAATGTATTGACATGTACGAACGGACCCTGGCAGCCGGCCGTGGCGACGTCCCAGAGGAGATCGTGAGTTGGATTGGTCTACGGGAATAA
- a CDS encoding 4Fe-4S dicluster-binding protein has product MIKRVEVQYRGVYQKTLGKYIGGDIVQIASRMGKVAFSNGRYSDAPERNGIPCKYFAFVSPDLSEAELEAECGSSYNADNVDVSVVVDDAMAQGVEPWGWHGIRPVNELVGHKACLLVVTRRNHEHLLKFTAKKPQPYRLATLEGDASLAGMWVFKDDLTRERCLGAVAAVDPGIISIEAVEEYLLDTGKDADRARAARDAYEATLRRIKVVNPDQGIDWPHEIPVLPKWHEFEEGGVAVPAVKRGFKLGPRGQNRNDGFKHGTSKTERPVVRFDLCIKCTLCWADCPDECFDPTDDGLYDINYEVCTGCHKCADVCPVKECIVMVPELQFEDEKSPWEQHKKDPAGYIQWAEDKKGSTRIRYRHVTGEGVEKYKATPVPRNMDGPGQKEAL; this is encoded by the coding sequence ATGATTAAACGCGTAGAGGTGCAATACCGAGGGGTTTATCAGAAGACCCTCGGCAAGTACATCGGCGGCGACATCGTTCAGATCGCTAGCCGGATGGGCAAGGTTGCCTTTTCGAACGGGCGTTACAGCGATGCCCCTGAGCGCAATGGAATCCCCTGCAAGTATTTTGCGTTCGTATCACCTGACCTGTCCGAAGCGGAGTTGGAGGCCGAGTGCGGGTCTTCGTACAACGCCGATAACGTCGATGTGTCTGTGGTGGTCGATGACGCCATGGCACAGGGGGTCGAGCCCTGGGGCTGGCATGGTATACGCCCGGTCAATGAGTTGGTAGGTCACAAGGCTTGCCTGCTGGTGGTCACCCGCCGCAACCATGAGCACCTTCTCAAGTTCACGGCCAAGAAGCCGCAACCCTACCGGTTGGCGACGTTAGAGGGAGATGCCAGTCTGGCCGGTATGTGGGTTTTCAAGGACGACCTCACACGCGAGCGTTGTCTTGGTGCCGTTGCCGCCGTGGACCCAGGCATCATCTCTATCGAGGCGGTTGAAGAGTATCTGCTGGATACCGGGAAGGACGCGGACCGTGCGCGTGCGGCGCGGGACGCCTACGAGGCGACGCTACGCCGGATCAAGGTGGTCAATCCGGATCAGGGTATCGACTGGCCGCACGAGATTCCGGTGCTGCCCAAGTGGCATGAGTTCGAAGAGGGCGGTGTTGCGGTCCCGGCGGTCAAACGAGGCTTTAAGCTAGGGCCACGCGGCCAGAACCGGAACGACGGGTTCAAGCACGGAACCTCCAAGACAGAACGGCCAGTCGTCCGATTCGATCTCTGCATCAAGTGCACGCTTTGTTGGGCCGATTGTCCCGATGAGTGCTTCGACCCGACGGATGACGGACTGTACGACATCAACTACGAAGTGTGCACGGGCTGTCATAAGTGCGCGGATGTCTGCCCGGTCAAAGAGTGCATCGTCATGGTCCCCGAACTGCAGTTCGAAGACGAAAAGAGTCCCTGGGAGCAGCACAAGAAAGACCCTGCGGGTTACATCCAGTGGGCCGAGGACAAAAAGGGTTCGACGCGTATCCGCTACCGGCATGTCACCGGTGAGGGTGTCGAAAAGTACAAGGCAACACCCGTCCCACGAAATATGGATGGGCCAGGACAGAAGGAGGCATTGTGA
- a CDS encoding YajQ family cyclic di-GMP-binding protein — MPSFDVVSRVNQQEVRNAVDQANRELGTRFDFKGTNARFDLEDDQITMRAPNEFQLRQMYDVLTKRLVGRQVDIRCLKLDDPQINVSGARQLIMVRQGVESEIAREIVKLIKTLKLKVQVAIQGNQLRVSGKKRDDLQQVIGMLKEAKFDLPLQFENYRD, encoded by the coding sequence ATGCCATCGTTCGACGTTGTCTCGCGGGTGAATCAGCAGGAGGTCAGGAATGCCGTCGATCAGGCAAACCGTGAATTGGGTACGCGCTTCGATTTCAAAGGCACCAACGCCCGATTCGACTTGGAGGACGATCAAATCACCATGCGAGCGCCGAACGAATTTCAACTCCGCCAGATGTACGACGTACTAACGAAGCGCCTCGTCGGCCGCCAGGTCGACATTCGTTGTCTGAAGCTCGACGATCCACAGATCAACGTAAGCGGGGCTAGGCAGCTCATCATGGTACGTCAAGGCGTCGAGTCGGAGATCGCGAGGGAGATCGTTAAACTCATCAAAACACTGAAACTCAAAGTTCAGGTCGCCATTCAGGGTAACCAGCTGCGCGTGTCGGGCAAGAAGCGTGACGACCTCCAGCAGGTTATCGGCATGCTCAAGGAAGCCAAGTTCGACCTCCCGCTCCAGTTCGAGAATTATCGTGATTAG
- a CDS encoding DUF1080 domain-containing protein, producing MSKSRTVVLIAILTLSTVSALAQDQGDPTLTEVWEPEPPIVIPNASGGPPSDAVILFDGSDLSAWQSRSGGAPPWKVSDGVLTVLPDTGDIVTKQGFGNVQLHVEWRTPSVVTGGGQDRGNSGVYLMSRYEVQVLDSYENRTYSNGQAGSIYKQHIPLVNASRAPGAWQTYDIIFRAPRFHVDGTIAQPATITVLHNGVLIQNHVVLQGPSIFIGQPEYETHRPMEPLLLQEHDHPVSYRNIWIREL from the coding sequence ATGTCCAAGTCCCGCACCGTCGTCCTCATAGCCATTCTCACGCTCAGCACCGTGTCCGCCCTCGCCCAGGATCAAGGCGACCCGACCTTAACCGAGGTGTGGGAACCCGAGCCGCCTATCGTTATTCCCAACGCTTCAGGTGGACCACCGTCAGATGCGGTCATTCTTTTCGACGGCAGCGATCTCTCAGCTTGGCAATCACGTAGTGGTGGAGCCCCTCCATGGAAAGTCTCTGATGGTGTACTTACCGTCCTGCCAGATACCGGAGACATCGTAACGAAGCAAGGCTTCGGCAACGTTCAGCTGCACGTCGAGTGGCGCACGCCGTCGGTTGTGACAGGCGGGGGGCAAGACCGGGGAAATAGTGGCGTTTACTTAATGAGTCGCTATGAGGTGCAGGTGCTTGACTCTTACGAGAACCGGACTTACTCGAACGGCCAAGCGGGTAGCATCTACAAGCAGCATATTCCCTTGGTCAACGCGTCACGTGCGCCTGGCGCTTGGCAGACCTACGACATCATCTTCAGGGCGCCTCGGTTTCATGTGGACGGTACGATCGCGCAACCAGCGACGATAACCGTGTTGCATAACGGTGTGCTAATTCAAAACCACGTAGTACTCCAAGGGCCAAGCATCTTCATCGGCCAACCCGAATACGAGACACATAGACCCATGGAACCACTTCTTCTCCAAGAACACGACCACCCGGTCAGCTACCGGAATATCTGGATTCGGGAGCTGTGA
- a CDS encoding xanthine dehydrogenase family protein molybdopterin-binding subunit, with product MADYKYIGKDYQTPDIVAKVTGKAKYAEDFRAEGMLFAKLLLSPMPHARITRIDASEALAMEGVEGILTEDDLPPVQREGIQERALNSTEPFYEGQPVLAVAAVDETTAADAIEKIRVDYEPLPFVIDPMESLRPGSPNARLDGNAFAGREVTTVKWPEDVFASAEPGKLPMGEVGEEWEHGDVEEALAGADLVLDETIVQASTSHQPLETRTAMAYWQNGKCYLHCSTQSTVRSHAPAAAWIGIEPENLVLIAEYSGGGFGSKIPGSIFEAIPGLLSRKIGKPVMLRITRQEENYIGRARPGYQARVRAGFRSDGRLTAVDLFVVQDNGPYNRQGDFLTTGRIVSLTYQPENIRFRGLSVMTNTPPRASQRGPGGVQAVAMFEPVMSKAARQLGIDHVEFHRINAPSGTAAYGPTNDEDVRRRVTSANVSEALDLGSKLFNWEERKQRSGQRNGMKVTGVGVSVSPYVGGSIGYDGLLVIKPDGKMYVQSGIGNLGTHSVFDTTRAACEVLDFPFEDVTVAWGDTSRHLPWSASQGGSQTTHAHTRANWAAGLDAKRKLQEIAARDLGGTPDDYDVGGGRVYHRSNRSRFLSFARAAERAIQIGGKYDGHELPEDINPFTATSATNLAGGGLMGVARDNFGRDGDTYTFVIGFAEVEVDVETGHVRVVDYASAADCGVIMHPRSLGGQINGGSIQGFGHAMKQRTAYDQHWGLPVAKRFYSNKPPTILDVPLHMKWGAVDIPDPQTPVGAKGIGEPPQGAGAGAVLSAIADAIGDEHLRRTPVTPDMILSSLEMGPDGNLTANIG from the coding sequence GTGGCTGACTACAAATACATCGGTAAGGATTATCAGACTCCAGACATCGTCGCGAAAGTGACGGGAAAAGCGAAGTATGCCGAAGACTTCCGTGCCGAGGGAATGCTCTTTGCAAAGCTATTGCTGAGCCCGATGCCCCACGCCCGCATCACGCGCATAGACGCAAGTGAAGCGCTGGCAATGGAAGGCGTTGAAGGGATTCTCACAGAAGACGACCTCCCGCCGGTGCAGCGCGAAGGCATCCAAGAGCGTGCACTCAATTCGACCGAGCCATTTTATGAAGGCCAGCCTGTTCTCGCTGTAGCTGCGGTCGACGAAACCACGGCCGCGGATGCTATCGAGAAAATTCGTGTCGATTACGAGCCACTCCCGTTCGTAATCGACCCAATGGAGAGCCTTCGCCCGGGTAGTCCGAACGCACGCTTGGATGGCAATGCCTTCGCTGGGCGTGAGGTCACGACCGTCAAGTGGCCGGAGGATGTCTTTGCGTCTGCTGAACCCGGCAAGCTACCAATGGGTGAAGTCGGAGAGGAATGGGAGCACGGCGACGTTGAGGAGGCTCTTGCTGGAGCGGACCTCGTTCTCGATGAGACAATTGTTCAGGCCTCAACATCACATCAGCCACTTGAAACACGGACTGCGATGGCTTACTGGCAGAACGGGAAGTGCTATTTGCACTGCTCCACACAGAGCACCGTGCGCAGCCACGCGCCAGCGGCTGCGTGGATTGGAATCGAGCCAGAAAACCTGGTGCTCATCGCCGAGTACAGCGGTGGGGGGTTCGGTAGCAAGATTCCTGGATCGATCTTTGAGGCCATCCCGGGATTACTGTCGCGGAAGATTGGGAAACCAGTCATGCTGCGGATCACGCGCCAAGAAGAGAACTATATTGGTCGTGCTCGTCCAGGCTACCAAGCACGGGTTAGGGCCGGTTTCCGTTCAGATGGCCGTTTGACTGCAGTAGACCTGTTCGTTGTGCAGGACAACGGCCCTTACAATCGCCAAGGTGATTTTCTCACCACTGGCCGAATCGTGTCACTGACCTACCAGCCTGAGAACATACGATTCCGCGGTCTAAGCGTGATGACGAATACTCCGCCGCGAGCCTCACAGCGAGGACCTGGCGGCGTTCAGGCGGTCGCCATGTTTGAGCCAGTCATGTCGAAGGCTGCGCGACAACTCGGCATTGATCATGTCGAGTTCCATAGAATCAACGCACCAAGTGGCACAGCCGCTTACGGACCAACGAATGACGAAGATGTTCGTCGCCGTGTCACAAGTGCCAACGTAAGCGAGGCGCTTGACCTAGGCAGCAAGCTCTTCAACTGGGAAGAGCGAAAGCAGCGAAGCGGCCAACGTAACGGCATGAAGGTAACGGGGGTCGGTGTGTCCGTGAGCCCGTACGTGGGTGGCAGTATCGGCTACGATGGTCTTCTCGTGATCAAGCCGGACGGCAAGATGTACGTTCAGTCTGGCATTGGCAATCTGGGCACGCACTCCGTCTTCGACACAACCCGGGCGGCGTGCGAGGTGCTGGACTTTCCTTTTGAGGACGTAACGGTCGCTTGGGGCGACACGAGCCGGCATCTCCCTTGGAGTGCTAGCCAGGGCGGTAGTCAAACTACCCACGCACACACCCGTGCGAACTGGGCCGCCGGCCTCGATGCCAAGCGCAAACTGCAAGAAATCGCAGCGCGTGATTTAGGTGGGACGCCTGACGACTATGATGTCGGCGGCGGCCGCGTGTATCACCGGTCCAACCGCTCGCGGTTTCTCTCATTCGCGCGGGCGGCTGAGCGTGCAATCCAAATAGGCGGCAAGTACGATGGTCACGAGTTACCAGAAGACATCAACCCGTTCACTGCAACATCGGCCACGAATTTAGCCGGCGGAGGTCTGATGGGTGTAGCACGTGACAATTTCGGGCGTGACGGAGATACCTATACGTTCGTTATAGGTTTCGCGGAAGTTGAGGTTGACGTCGAGACGGGTCATGTCCGCGTTGTGGATTACGCATCAGCGGCCGACTGCGGCGTGATCATGCATCCCCGCAGCCTAGGTGGCCAGATCAATGGTGGCTCCATCCAAGGTTTTGGGCACGCAATGAAGCAACGGACGGCATATGACCAGCATTGGGGTCTGCCGGTGGCGAAGCGATTTTACTCAAACAAGCCACCGACTATCCTAGATGTTCCGCTCCACATGAAGTGGGGAGCAGTCGATATCCCTGACCCACAGACACCGGTCGGTGCGAAGGGAATCGGTGAGCCACCACAGGGTGCGGGTGCAGGTGCGGTGCTAAGTGCCATCGCTGATGCGATCGGCGACGAGCATCTTCGCCGAACCCCGGTTACCCCGGACATGATTCTGAGCTCACTCGAGATGGGGCCGGACGGCAATTTAACCGCGAACATCGGTTAG
- a CDS encoding DUF362 domain-containing protein: MSHATVAILRTQPSTVISDYHELLNLAGYRQVIDPSVDTALKVNISWHFFFPGSSTTPWQLDGVIRAMKQDGYDPALLHACHNRTVVIDAHLGERENKQLPVVETHGLRNIHLYEGEDWVHIRDAVGDLADKFLCLNNVYPKGFLIPKRFIGENIIHLPTIKTHVFTTTTGAMKNAFGGLLNERRHWTHPVIHETLVDLLLIQRKVHRGVFAVMDGTFAGDGPGPRCMTPYVKNVILASSDQVAIDAVAAKLMGFDPLSIKYIRLAHDAKLGCGDPRDIAIVGDEAAGAEQWGFVGPFRKMTFASKMQHRIYWGPLRRPLEWSLKTILAPWAYLASVLYHDSFWYPTKGRSVMREVLTSNWGRLFRGWERAVADKDGYRVNDAPPAKLHRTGFRALLTSFRILGTCLKEAPEFSTRRRRVANRS, encoded by the coding sequence ATGTCTCATGCGACTGTCGCTATTCTCCGGACACAGCCATCAACCGTAATCAGCGACTATCATGAGCTGCTGAATCTGGCCGGGTATCGGCAGGTGATAGACCCTTCTGTCGATACAGCACTCAAAGTCAATATCTCCTGGCACTTCTTCTTTCCTGGTAGCTCGACCACACCGTGGCAGCTTGACGGAGTAATCCGCGCGATGAAGCAGGATGGGTATGATCCCGCACTACTCCACGCCTGCCACAACCGGACAGTCGTCATCGACGCACATTTGGGTGAGCGTGAGAATAAACAACTGCCAGTGGTTGAGACACACGGCCTTCGTAATATTCATCTTTATGAGGGCGAGGACTGGGTGCACATACGAGATGCCGTGGGTGATTTGGCCGACAAGTTTTTGTGCTTGAATAACGTTTATCCGAAAGGCTTTCTCATTCCAAAACGCTTTATTGGTGAAAACATCATCCATTTGCCAACCATCAAGACCCACGTCTTCACAACCACAACTGGTGCGATGAAAAATGCCTTTGGAGGACTTCTCAACGAACGCCGACACTGGACCCATCCAGTGATTCACGAGACGCTCGTTGACCTCCTACTGATTCAGCGCAAGGTCCACCGGGGTGTATTCGCGGTCATGGATGGCACGTTCGCTGGCGATGGCCCCGGACCAAGGTGCATGACGCCGTACGTTAAGAACGTTATCCTGGCCAGTAGTGATCAAGTGGCTATTGATGCCGTGGCGGCTAAGTTGATGGGCTTTGATCCGTTGTCAATCAAGTACATCCGGTTAGCACACGACGCGAAACTCGGATGTGGTGACCCGCGTGACATCGCCATCGTTGGCGATGAAGCAGCCGGAGCCGAGCAATGGGGTTTCGTAGGACCGTTCCGCAAGATGACCTTTGCATCCAAAATGCAACACAGGATCTACTGGGGACCACTGCGGCGACCACTTGAGTGGTCACTTAAGACCATACTGGCACCGTGGGCTTACCTCGCCAGCGTCCTGTATCACGACAGCTTTTGGTATCCGACAAAAGGCCGCTCAGTAATGCGGGAAGTCTTAACCAGTAACTGGGGACGATTATTTCGTGGCTGGGAGCGAGCCGTCGCAGACAAGGATGGGTATCGCGTGAACGATGCACCCCCAGCAAAGTTGCACCGAACAGGATTCCGTGCACTCCTCACATCATTTAGAATTCTAGGGACTTGCCTCAAAGAGGCGCCGGAATTTTCTACTCGACGTCGCCGCGTGGCTAACCGGTCCTGA